DNA from Leptospira harrisiae:
ATTAGACAAACTGGACCAAGGAAACAATTTAGAACGAAAACAGTATAAAAACATTTCCGAAAATAACAAAGACCGAGTCATTAATTCCATCAAACTGTTAACAATCGTTACTGCAAATTTCGGGGAAGAAGTTCCTGATTCCAAAACAGCCTTTGAAAAAATCAAAAAGGATTACCAAGTGGTTTTACGTTATTACTATCGTCGTGCCTACATTGCTTCTGGAAAAGCTATGGTAGCTTTGGAAAAAGATATTACGACACTCCTTGGAAAATTTTCAAAAAACTATGATACCAAAACTCAAAACCTGCTAGCTGAATGCGCAGATTTGATTACAAACCAAGAACAAACTCAACTTGTAGAAACATCTCAAGAGGGATCCAAAGTCATCATTCCGTATCGCGAGATTGCAGAAGCACAACAAAAGCTTCGTATCGCATATGGACAAATGGGATTGGCAACTGACATGTCTCGTGAAGACAGATTTTACGATGCTATCGTACATTACCGAATTGCAAAAGACTACGGTATCAAAATCCTATCTGATTTTAAAGAAGCGGACGCTGATAAAAAAGCTATAGCCGATAAATACGGAAAAGATTTGAGCGATAATAGAAACCAAATCTTTGCACAATCACAAAGCGCCAAATAGAGAGGATAAACTTTTTCTTTTCTCCGTTCACTGGTGAGCGGAGAATGACCATCGTGGTCTTTTTATCTTCACTTCAGATTCGTAATTTCATCATTTTTGTTAGTTTTCTTTCGACTACCGTTTCGCTTGGAGCAGTGCCTGTCTTTAGGATCGTTGTGGATCCTGGCCATGGAGGAATTGCCAAAGATCCAAAGGCGCAACACGGAGACAAATACGATAGTGTCACTCAAACCTACTTAGAAACTTACAAACAAGGAACGGAACACGGAAGTGTAACGGAGAGAAAGGTGGTTCTTGATTTAGCAAAGGAAGTCCACAAAATCTTAAAACTTACGGAAACGGAAGCAGGTTGGAAGGAATTTGAAGGTTACCTGAAACTTTTCTCAAAAAGATCAGATTTCCAAAGAGTGATTTTAGAAAGTAAACTCACTCGTGAGTCTTCCTTTGATGATGATCCCTCTTCAGAGGATCCTAATGCTCCTTACCGTTTGTATGACTTTCCCGATCCAAAAACGGGCGTAAGGCGAAAAGGGCGACTATCCAAAATCAATGAATTAAAGCCCCAATTGGTTTTGTCCTTACATTTGAATCCTGCAAGTAAAGGCCAAACCGGTGGTATGGGAGCTGTGCTCACTCCTGGGTACAAAACATTTGCGAAGTTAAAAAAAATCTCAGATAAAAAAAATTCCGCTCACGGTTTTACGAATGGGCCTTGGTCTGAGTGGCTCATCTTCCAATCTGGTTGGTCCAAATTAGAGAATGCAATTGCTGATACATGGATATACTTCCATGGATATTGGTCTAAAAAAAATGGAAAAGATACTGACCTGAGTAAATTTGAAGGATACCGCCAAAATATGGTTAGTTGGCGATACGCTGACGATCCCAACTGGGAAAAACAAATAGGAAAACAAGGCCCTTATTCCACAGACCACCAAACCTTTTTGGAAACTGGTAAGTTCTGGGAAAGAGAAAAAGGGAAAAAAGAAGAATGGAGAAGGGAAGGGGGAAGGGAAGGCTTTGGTGGTGACAACCATTATGTTACTAAGGAGCTAATGCGTTTTGTCCAGTATGGATTGCCTGTCCAATTAAAGGAAAAAGATTCCCCTTATCCAGAA
Protein-coding regions in this window:
- a CDS encoding N-acetylmuramoyl-L-alanine amidase translates to MTIVVFLSSLQIRNFIIFVSFLSTTVSLGAVPVFRIVVDPGHGGIAKDPKAQHGDKYDSVTQTYLETYKQGTEHGSVTERKVVLDLAKEVHKILKLTETEAGWKEFEGYLKLFSKRSDFQRVILESKLTRESSFDDDPSSEDPNAPYRLYDFPDPKTGVRRKGRLSKINELKPQLVLSLHLNPASKGQTGGMGAVLTPGYKTFAKLKKISDKKNSAHGFTNGPWSEWLIFQSGWSKLENAIADTWIYFHGYWSKKNGKDTDLSKFEGYRQNMVSWRYADDPNWEKQIGKQGPYSTDHQTFLETGKFWEREKGKKEEWRREGGREGFGGDNHYVTKELMRFVQYGLPVQLKEKDSPYPELGPIQKPYISTYSLPTYTNALCAFIEIGYVNRSRDVKYLTQNKKETAISLAVGIYSLFVGLDVKKIPSLPYNPKGKKVNLDRYETYFDEVL